Proteins encoded in a region of the Streptomyces liliiviolaceus genome:
- a CDS encoding type II toxin-antitoxin system Rv0910 family toxin: protein MAEVSAEARIEAPAEKVWAQLTDFSSYGEWNSTHTSFPKGGPETLAVGGTFEENMKLMGFPAEVNWTIEELETARTLAIRGKGPMSVTVATRYTLIPDGDATTVRIDGEFTGAAVSLMAGKLKDSATAALDESLRKLSGLVS, encoded by the coding sequence CGCGGAAGCACGGATCGAGGCGCCCGCGGAGAAGGTCTGGGCGCAGCTCACGGACTTCTCCTCGTACGGCGAGTGGAACTCCACCCACACCAGCTTCCCCAAGGGCGGCCCCGAGACCCTCGCGGTCGGCGGCACCTTCGAGGAGAACATGAAGCTCATGGGCTTTCCCGCCGAGGTCAACTGGACCATCGAGGAACTGGAGACGGCCCGTACGCTCGCGATCCGCGGCAAGGGGCCCATGTCCGTGACGGTCGCCACGCGCTACACCCTGATCCCGGACGGGGACGCCACCACGGTCCGCATCGACGGCGAGTTCACCGGCGCCGCCGTCTCACTGATGGCGGGCAAGCTCAAGGACTCGGCGACGGCGGCCCTCGACGAGTCCCTGCGCAAACTGAGCGGGCTCGTCTCCTGA
- a CDS encoding PadR family transcriptional regulator gives MRSHGEEYGPGFGPGHGHGHGRGRGRGGPGGPGEGGFEGRRGAFGPFGPGFGGPGFGPGPWGGRGGRGGPRGRARRGDVRASILALLKDRPMHGYEMIQEIAERSGGAWKPSPGSVYPTLQLLEDEGLISSATEGGKKLFSLTEEGRAAADEGADAPWEDAGRGVDWEALSDIRQAGFGLMEAFGQVWKTGSKEQREKALAVINESRKKLYLILADED, from the coding sequence ATGCGTTCCCATGGAGAGGAATACGGACCGGGCTTCGGCCCCGGTCATGGGCATGGACACGGCCGTGGACGCGGCCGGGGTGGCCCCGGCGGTCCCGGTGAGGGCGGCTTCGAAGGCCGGCGTGGGGCTTTCGGTCCCTTCGGACCCGGCTTCGGTGGTCCCGGCTTCGGCCCGGGCCCCTGGGGCGGGCGCGGAGGCCGGGGCGGACCGCGCGGCAGGGCGCGGCGCGGTGACGTACGCGCGTCGATCCTGGCCCTGCTCAAGGACCGGCCCATGCACGGCTACGAGATGATCCAGGAGATCGCCGAGCGCAGCGGCGGGGCGTGGAAGCCCAGTCCCGGCTCGGTGTACCCCACTCTTCAGCTGCTGGAGGACGAAGGTCTGATCAGCAGCGCGACCGAGGGCGGCAAGAAGCTGTTCTCGCTGACCGAGGAAGGTCGCGCCGCGGCCGACGAGGGTGCGGACGCACCCTGGGAGGACGCGGGGCGCGGGGTCGACTGGGAGGCGCTGAGCGACATCCGGCAGGCCGGCTTCGGTCTGATGGAGGCGTTCGGGCAGGTCTGGAAGACCGGCAGCAAGGAGCAGCGCGAGAAGGCGCTGGCCGTCATCAACGAATCACGCAAGAAGCTGTATCTGATCCTCGCCGACGAGGACTGA
- a CDS encoding CPBP family intramembrane glutamic endopeptidase produces the protein MQVGQEPVADSFGEGQPGRRILRDETLLVLGVSLGASGVSALISFVGSVTRPGGLKDQAATLNASAAPGRPWLDLAWQLFGIASALVPVALVAHFLIREGKGLRTLGFDRTRPWFDLARGAGIAAVIGSTGIAFYLAARGLGFNLTVVPEALPEVWWKYPVLILSALQNSILEEVIVVGYLLRRLGQLGWTPLTALVASSVLRGSYHLYQGIGGFIGNMVMGVVFVYLYRRWGRIGPLVVAHSLLDIGAFVGYALLAGKVDWLPTA, from the coding sequence GTGCAGGTGGGGCAGGAGCCGGTGGCTGATTCCTTTGGCGAGGGACAGCCCGGGCGGCGGATCCTCCGCGACGAGACGCTGCTCGTACTGGGGGTCTCGCTCGGGGCCAGCGGGGTCTCCGCGCTGATCAGCTTCGTGGGCTCGGTCACCAGACCGGGAGGCCTGAAGGACCAGGCGGCCACGCTCAACGCCTCGGCCGCCCCGGGCCGTCCCTGGCTCGATCTGGCCTGGCAGCTGTTCGGGATCGCGTCCGCGCTGGTGCCGGTCGCCCTGGTCGCGCACTTCCTGATCCGTGAGGGCAAGGGGCTGCGCACCCTCGGGTTCGACCGCACGCGCCCGTGGTTCGACCTCGCCCGCGGAGCGGGGATCGCCGCCGTCATCGGCAGTACGGGGATCGCCTTCTATCTGGCGGCCCGCGGACTCGGGTTCAACCTCACCGTGGTCCCGGAGGCGCTGCCCGAGGTGTGGTGGAAGTACCCGGTGCTGATCCTCTCCGCGCTCCAGAACTCGATCCTGGAGGAGGTCATCGTCGTCGGGTATCTGCTGCGCCGCCTCGGCCAGCTGGGCTGGACCCCGCTCACCGCGCTGGTGGCCAGCTCGGTGCTGCGCGGCTCGTACCACCTCTACCAGGGCATCGGCGGGTTCATCGGCAACATGGTGATGGGCGTGGTCTTCGTCTATCTCTACCGCCGGTGGGGGCGGATCGGGCCGCTGGTGGTCGCCCACTCGCTCCTCGACATCGGGGCGTTCGTGGGATACGCGCTGCTGGCGGGCAAGGTCGACTGGCTGCCCACCGCTTGA
- a CDS encoding PhzF family phenazine biosynthesis protein, translating into MRIRIVDAFTDRPFAGNPAGVLLFDASASFPDDAWLQNVALEVNHAETAFARPLPEGGEADWALRWFTPAAEVAMCGHATLATAHALVTTGAVQGPVRFATRSGVLVATPGDDGSLTLDFPTAPLTAVEVPAGVAEALGAEPLTTHDTGPNVGDLLVELADEKTVLGLKPDIASLGRYSERGIIATARAEDPSRGYDFVSRCFFPNFGIDEDPVTGSAHTALAPFWSERLGRTELTGLQASARSGRVRTELRGDRTLLSGRAVTVIEGDLLV; encoded by the coding sequence ATGCGGATTCGTATCGTCGACGCCTTCACCGACCGCCCCTTCGCCGGGAACCCGGCCGGGGTCCTCCTCTTCGACGCCTCGGCGTCCTTCCCGGACGACGCGTGGCTCCAGAACGTGGCCCTGGAGGTCAACCACGCCGAGACGGCGTTCGCCCGTCCCCTCCCCGAGGGGGGCGAGGCCGACTGGGCGCTGCGCTGGTTCACCCCCGCGGCCGAGGTCGCGATGTGCGGCCACGCGACCCTCGCCACCGCCCATGCGCTGGTCACCACGGGAGCCGTACAGGGGCCCGTACGGTTCGCGACGAGAAGCGGTGTGCTCGTCGCGACCCCGGGGGACGACGGCTCCCTCACGCTGGACTTCCCGACCGCCCCGCTCACCGCGGTCGAGGTCCCGGCGGGTGTGGCCGAGGCCCTGGGCGCCGAGCCCCTCACCACCCATGACACCGGCCCGAACGTCGGCGACCTGCTCGTCGAACTCGCCGACGAGAAGACGGTCCTGGGCCTGAAGCCGGACATCGCGTCCCTGGGGCGCTACTCAGAGCGCGGCATCATCGCCACGGCCCGCGCCGAAGACCCCTCCCGGGGCTACGACTTCGTGTCCCGCTGCTTCTTCCCGAACTTCGGCATCGACGAGGACCCGGTCACCGGCAGCGCCCACACGGCCCTCGCCCCGTTCTGGTCCGAGCGCCTGGGCCGGACCGAACTCACCGGCCTCCAGGCCTCGGCCCGCTCCGGGCGCGTCCGTACGGAACTCCGGGGCGACCGCACCCTGCTCTCGGGCCGCGCGGTCACCGTGATCGAGGGCGACCTGCTCGTCTGA
- a CDS encoding substrate-binding domain-containing protein, whose amino-acid sequence MGRHSLPDGLRRGGTAPRSRTRHRNVALATALVTILAGGTVAAIDSGLLSFGSSCWDDTVRLRIAAAPGIAPALKEAAEYARDNDVTSDGSCLDVSVTAQDTYKVADALRSKRRSATEFEAWVPDSGVWVDRVMADNQSISVTPAGNVASSPIGVAMVPSAAKSLGWPKKTYSWTELAGVTMTSDRLKLGGGDPSRSATGLLALTQLAQTAGKSKGGDTLAAATAKALSQRTSDSDGQVLDTLPRDLSGTEQGNPKRNQALILSEQAAFAYNESADSGDDLDLFYPKDGAPRLDHPFALVDEPNLTTDESRAALRFMTLLGEPDGRRILEKHGFRTDEDETPAALVAEAGGRAPQPYREVPEKPATDKEIEEALGMWTITVQSARITTVVDASSSMSDPVPGTSESRMDVTKAALLQALATFTPEDEIGLWKFSRRIDGKRDYRVLVPTGRLGDQVGGSTQRDRLSAAFSDLKPVKDGATGLYDTTLAAYKEAAASYTKGKFNALVLLTDGVNQDAGSISRADLIAELRKIADPERPVPLIAIAVGPEADKKELNEIAEATGGSGHLVTDPSQIHAVILKAVVKAGDKA is encoded by the coding sequence ATGGGACGTCACAGCTTGCCCGACGGGTTGCGCAGGGGCGGCACCGCCCCCCGGTCACGGACGCGGCACCGTAATGTGGCGCTCGCGACCGCCCTGGTGACGATCCTCGCCGGCGGTACCGTCGCCGCGATCGACAGCGGCCTGCTCTCCTTCGGCTCGTCCTGCTGGGACGACACCGTACGGCTGAGGATCGCCGCGGCTCCCGGTATCGCGCCCGCGCTCAAGGAGGCGGCCGAGTACGCCCGGGACAACGACGTGACGTCCGACGGCAGCTGCCTCGACGTCAGTGTGACCGCCCAGGACACCTACAAGGTCGCCGACGCCCTCCGGTCGAAGCGCAGGAGCGCGACCGAGTTCGAGGCGTGGGTGCCGGACTCGGGCGTGTGGGTGGACAGGGTCATGGCCGACAACCAGTCGATCTCGGTGACACCGGCGGGCAATGTCGCCTCCTCACCGATCGGTGTCGCCATGGTCCCGTCGGCCGCGAAGTCCCTCGGCTGGCCCAAGAAGACGTACTCCTGGACCGAGCTGGCCGGGGTCACCATGACGAGCGACCGGCTCAAGCTCGGCGGAGGCGACCCCTCGCGCAGCGCCACGGGTCTGCTCGCGCTGACCCAGCTGGCGCAGACGGCCGGGAAGTCGAAGGGCGGCGACACCTTGGCGGCGGCCACCGCCAAGGCCCTCTCGCAGCGCACCTCCGACAGCGACGGCCAGGTCCTGGACACCCTGCCGCGCGACCTCTCCGGCACCGAGCAGGGCAATCCGAAGCGCAACCAGGCGCTGATCCTCTCCGAGCAGGCGGCGTTCGCGTACAACGAGTCGGCGGACAGCGGCGACGATCTCGACCTCTTCTACCCGAAGGACGGCGCGCCCCGGCTCGACCATCCGTTCGCGCTGGTCGACGAGCCCAACCTGACCACGGACGAGAGCCGGGCCGCGCTGCGGTTCATGACGCTCCTCGGCGAGCCCGACGGACGCAGGATCCTGGAGAAGCACGGCTTCCGTACGGACGAGGACGAGACCCCGGCCGCGCTGGTGGCCGAAGCCGGCGGCCGGGCCCCGCAGCCGTACCGCGAGGTGCCCGAGAAGCCGGCCACGGACAAGGAGATCGAGGAAGCCCTCGGCATGTGGACCATCACGGTCCAGAGTGCCCGCATCACGACGGTCGTCGACGCCTCCTCGTCCATGTCGGACCCGGTGCCGGGCACCAGCGAGTCCCGGATGGACGTGACCAAGGCGGCGCTGCTCCAGGCCCTGGCCACGTTCACCCCGGAGGACGAGATCGGGCTGTGGAAGTTCTCCAGGAGGATCGACGGCAAGCGCGACTACCGCGTCCTCGTCCCGACCGGCCGGCTCGGCGACCAGGTGGGCGGCAGCACCCAGCGCGACCGGCTGTCGGCGGCCTTCAGCGACCTCAAGCCGGTCAAGGACGGCGCGACCGGCCTGTACGACACCACGCTGGCCGCGTACAAGGAGGCCGCTGCCTCCTACACGAAGGGCAAGTTCAACGCGCTGGTGCTGCTGACCGACGGGGTGAACCAGGACGCCGGGAGCATCTCGCGCGCCGACCTGATCGCCGAACTCCGCAAGATCGCCGACCCGGAGCGTCCCGTGCCCCTGATCGCGATCGCCGTGGGCCCGGAAGCCGACAAGAAGGAGCTGAACGAGATCGCGGAGGCGACCGGCGGCTCGGGGCACCTGGTCACCGACCCGTCCCAGATCCACGCGGTGATCCTGAAGGCCGTGGTGAAGGCGGGCGACAAGGCCTGA
- a CDS encoding glutamate--cysteine ligase, whose amino-acid sequence MGEKVVAGTIGLSDRRRYREKLQQCLEGLARLLAEERFDRPRNLMGLEVELNLAGSDGMPRMMNAQVLERIASRDFQTELAMFNLEVNIAPHRLEGRVFDRLAEELRTSLAYAHRKANEVDAGIVMIGILPTLARDDLVSANLSDVDRYTLLNDQIVAARGEDFTLDIEGVERLTCTSASIAPEAACTSVQLHLQVTPDRFADVWNAAQIAAAAQIVVGANSPFLFGRELWRESRPPLFQQSTDTRPPELQAQGVRPRTWFGERWISSAYDLFEENLRFFPPLLPLRDEEDPMRVLDEGGIPKLAELVLHNGTVYRWNRPVYGIDDGVPHLRVENRVLPAGPTVIDVVANTVFYYGLVRALAAEARPVWTRLPFEAAAANFDQACRYGIDAQLEWPRRGRYGGVTRVPGVQLVRDELLPLAAAGLDAWGVEPADRDLYLGVIEERCKRGVNGASWQSRTFHRALESNMGREAALAATTKRYSELMHLGEPVHTWPVGLPEPAVPLG is encoded by the coding sequence ATGGGGGAGAAGGTCGTGGCGGGGACGATCGGTCTGTCCGACCGCCGACGGTACCGAGAAAAGCTTCAACAGTGCCTGGAGGGGCTGGCGCGGTTGCTGGCGGAGGAGCGGTTCGACCGCCCCAGGAATCTCATGGGCCTGGAGGTCGAGCTGAATCTCGCGGGCTCGGACGGCATGCCGCGAATGATGAATGCGCAAGTACTCGAACGAATCGCGAGCCGCGATTTCCAAACAGAACTCGCCATGTTCAATCTGGAAGTCAACATTGCTCCCCATCGACTCGAAGGCCGGGTATTCGACCGGCTCGCCGAGGAACTGCGGACCTCTCTCGCGTACGCCCACCGGAAGGCGAACGAGGTCGATGCCGGAATCGTGATGATCGGTATTCTGCCGACCCTCGCCCGGGACGACCTGGTCTCCGCGAACCTTTCGGACGTGGACCGCTACACGCTGCTCAACGACCAGATCGTCGCGGCCCGCGGTGAGGACTTCACCCTGGACATCGAGGGCGTGGAGCGGCTCACGTGCACCTCGGCGTCCATCGCGCCCGAAGCGGCGTGCACGTCCGTGCAGTTGCATCTGCAGGTCACACCGGACCGGTTCGCCGACGTGTGGAACGCAGCCCAGATCGCGGCCGCGGCGCAGATCGTCGTGGGCGCCAACTCGCCGTTCCTCTTCGGCCGTGAGCTGTGGCGCGAGTCGAGGCCGCCGCTGTTCCAGCAGTCCACCGACACCCGCCCGCCCGAACTGCAGGCGCAGGGGGTGCGGCCGCGCACCTGGTTCGGCGAACGCTGGATCTCCTCGGCGTACGACCTCTTCGAGGAGAACCTGCGCTTCTTCCCGCCCCTGCTGCCGCTGCGGGACGAGGAGGATCCGATGCGCGTCCTCGACGAGGGCGGCATCCCGAAGCTCGCCGAACTCGTCCTGCACAACGGCACCGTGTACCGCTGGAACCGCCCGGTGTACGGCATCGACGACGGCGTCCCGCATCTGCGGGTCGAGAACCGGGTGCTGCCCGCGGGCCCCACGGTGATCGACGTCGTCGCCAACACGGTCTTCTACTACGGACTCGTGCGCGCCCTCGCCGCGGAGGCGCGGCCGGTCTGGACGCGGCTGCCCTTCGAGGCCGCGGCCGCCAACTTCGACCAGGCCTGCCGGTACGGGATCGACGCGCAACTGGAGTGGCCGCGGCGCGGCAGGTACGGCGGGGTCACGCGCGTCCCCGGGGTGCAGCTGGTGCGCGACGAACTGCTGCCGCTCGCGGCGGCGGGCCTGGACGCGTGGGGCGTCGAGCCGGCCGACCGGGACCTCTACCTCGGGGTGATCGAGGAGCGCTGCAAGCGCGGGGTCAACGGCGCTTCCTGGCAGTCCCGGACGTTCCACCGGGCGCTGGAGAGCAACATGGGGCGGGAGGCGGCGCTGGCCGCCACGACGAAGCGGTACAGCGAGCTGATGCACCTCGGTGAGCCGGTGCACACCTGGCCGGTGGGGCTGCCGGAGCCGGCGGTTCCGCTGGGGTGA